ATATACCAACGCTGATTGCTTGTTCTAACTTTCCTTTTTCAATTAATGGAGCTGTAACAAATTTGAAATCTTTTGGCGCATAACCAATTCTGAACTTTTCGACCGTTTTTTCGTTGATGTCTCGATCAATAAGCATTTTTTTAACCCAATGATCATCTGCAACATTTCGTAATTGCATTTCATACTTTAAGCAAGCTACAGATTGAATATCATACAGTTCCTGTTTATAGCTTCTTTTGCGCTCCGCTTCTTCAGACAGTTGTTCTTCTTCAACGACAATACCACATATATCAGCAATAATTTTTATAGCTTCACCAAATGACACGTTTTTGTAAATCTGAACGAACTTAATACCATCACCACCATGCCCGGTAGAAAAGCATTTAAACATGTTAAGTGACGGGGTTACAAAAAAGCAATCTTTACTAAAATTAAAAGGTGATTCGCAAGTCCACTTTGAACCGGCTCTTTTAAGATCACAATAGTGGCCAATAATTTGAACGATATCTGCGTTTCTAACTTCGTCTATTGATTTTTCGGTATACATGTATTATTTGATATAGAGATTATAATATTGTGAAACTGTTAAGCCGGTTGTATCAACCAAAAAGGTCTGTTCGCACGCTAATTGTTTCTGAACCGATAACGGGAAGTTGGAGGATAAGCTCGTTAATACGTTTTTGTAATTCATTCTGCTTGGTAATATAATGGGAGCGCAAAGTTTTTTTATCTTCATATGAGATTGTTGATTGTTCGAGTGCAACAAGTTGGTTGCCATATGCTAATTGTTCTTCCTCTAATTTTTGAATTTCATGGGAGGTTTTGGATTGTTCTAACATTAAATGCAATGATGCTAACGTTGCTATACTATTGGCAGGACATCCGTTACTCTTTAAATACCTTTCAAAAGCCTCCTTTGCTGAAAGATTGTAGTATTTCATTAAGCCTTTAATGAAGATCTTACCGTCTGCTATTTCTTTTTCCCACGTTTTTGGAAAAGTCGTTTTAATCATTTCAACCGCTTCCGGTCCGCTATATGTAAAAGTTGATAAATTCATGATTACTGGATTATTTTTTGGTTAATAGCTTTGGTAATTAATCCTGATTTTGATTTCACATTTGCCTTTTCAAATAGGTTTTGTTTATGTGTATTTAAGGTGCTTTTCGTAATTTTAAGTTGAGAAGCAATTTGTTTATCTGCTAAATCAGAGGCCATAAGGTTAACAATTTGGATTTCTCGCATTGTTAAAGATTTGCCGTCGATCGTTATTGATTTAGATCTCCATTTCAGGCATTCACAGCTATTGGAGCAAATAAAATTGTCCGATTTATTTAACTGTCCACTTTCGTTGAAATCTGCAATGTGATCAGCAGCGCCATAAATGCAAAAGGCATATTTTTCCGTGGCTTCCTCCTGAGGTAAATGTTTCAGATCTGCAAAAGCGATATCGTCACTAAGAAATTGCTGAAAGATTTGCGCTTTCTTATTTGGATCCAGTGCATTAAAGTTGAATGTCTGGCCATCCGAAACGAAAAAAGTTTGTTTTGTCGAACGATCTCCGAATATTTCCGTTCGCTTATCACCCAAACGCATTCCTGCCGGAATTTGGTGAATTTGATTTTTAATAGTAGATTTGCTTTCCATTAGTTTAATCTTTTATAGGTTAATACTTAATTAAGACCCGATGTTTCCAGCATCGGGTTTTTTTGTGCTAAAAATTTCTTTTCTCTTTTTAGAAATTTCCTTTACTTCTTCCAGTTTTTCCTGATAAATGGAAATTATAGTTTCCTCAATATCAAGGTTTGAATTGCGTCCGTTAAAAACGTGAGTGATGTAAGAGGTCCCAAAAGGTTCGCCTTTTTGATTTACGATTCCGTTTTGAT
This genomic window from Flavobacterium sp. 9 contains:
- a CDS encoding response regulator transcription factor, whose amino-acid sequence is MESKSTIKNQIHQIPAGMRLGDKRTEIFGDRSTKQTFFVSDGQTFNFNALDPNKKAQIFQQFLSDDIAFADLKHLPQEEATEKYAFCIYGAADHIADFNESGQLNKSDNFICSNSCECLKWRSKSITIDGKSLTMREIQIVNLMASDLADKQIASQLKITKSTLNTHKQNLFEKANVKSKSGLITKAINQKIIQ